The segment TCGTACCACCAATGGCCAGTCTCTGAACGACCACCTTCTACCGGGTCCAAAGCTCCAAGGCGACTTGATTGCCATCCTGCTTCGCTGGAGGCAGTCTAGGTTCGTCTACGCGGCCGACATCGCTAAAATGTACCGCTAAATTAAAGTCAATGAGCACGATCTCAACTATCAGCGAATCCTGTGGCGCCCTTCGCCAACCGAACCGATTAAGGAGTACCAACTCCGAACCGTTACTTACGGGACATCCTCAGCTCCCTTCCAAGCGCTGCGAGTCATCCAGCAGCTGGCTGTTGACGAAGGGCAGCGATTCCCCCTGGCCGTTCCGGTCTTGCAAGACCAAACCTACGTCGACGACTGTCTATTTGGTGCCGACAGCCCGGAGCTCCTGCGACGAACTCGCGATCAGCTGATCGCGCTGCTCCAAGCAGGCGGGTTTCGACTCCGTAAGTGGGCGAGCAACACATCGTCCCTGCTCGAGGACATTGACCCAGCGGATCACGGACTAGCATCGACCAAATCGATCACCACCACAGACACGATCCCAATACTCGGGATAGCGTGGATCCCCGCGCTAGACCGATTCCAGATTCGACTCCATCACTCCACCGAGCCAACCAACACAAAGAGAGCGGTCCTGTCAGCCCTGGCACGTCTCTTCGACCCGCTAGGCTGGATCGCCCCGGTCGTCGTCACGGCCAAGCTGATAATGCAGCGATTGTGGGCGGCACGGTGCGATTGGGATGAACCTATTCCCGACAGGCTTCGTCACGAATGGCAAACCTATCTCGGTAATCTTCCGGACCTTGAGGCGATCCAGATCCCTCGTCCCATAGCGTCGGGCTCGGTCCGAAGGCGAAGTCTTCACGGTTTCGTCGACGCCTCCGCGAAGGCCTACGCTGCAGCAGTTTATATCCGCAGCGTGCTTCAGGATGGCCGAGTAGAAATCGGACTCCTTATAGCGAAATCACGGGTGGCCCCCGTGAAAACCATTAGCGTGCCTCGCCTCGAACTGAGCGCCGCGCTCCTACTCGCCAGTCTCGTCGCCTTCGTCCGCTCATCGTTACGGTACGAACAGTGCGACACCCACTGCTGGACCGACTCGAGCATCGTCCTCACCTGGCTCAGCCAATCTCCGGCGAAATGGAAGACCTTTGTCGCCAACCGAGTCGCAAAAATCCAGGCGTCTCTTCCTGACGTGCTCTGGCATCATGTCCCAACGCaggacaatcctgccgattgtGCATCAAGAGGCATATCTCCACGCGAATTGCAGAGTCACCCACTCTGGTGGCACGGGCCAACCTGGCTCGAAAAACCTTCTGAGGCTTGGCCGACTCGCACCTTCGACTCCACTTCGCACACAGAATGCGAAGCGCGACCTGTCTCCATCGCCAGCATGGTCTCAGTTCCCGACAAGGTCAATTTGGCTTCACGCTACTCGTCGTGGCCGAAGCTGATCCGGGTGACCGCGTATGTGCAGCGCTTCATCAAGAGGCTGCGGTCGCAACCTCGCGGCTGCACAACGACGGCCCTCCTCCCGGACGAAGTCGCAGAAGCAAAACGCCACTGGCTCAAGCGAATCCAAACCGATACATTCCCTCAGGAGCTGCGTACGCTCGCCGCTCACGGGACCGTTCCCAAACCGAGTCCGTTATCCTCCTTGAACCCGTACCTCGATTCGGACGGGCTCATCCGAGCCAAAGGACGGCTGTCGAAGGCGCAGCCTGAAACCGAAAACGAACCGATCATCCTTCGCTCCCATCCCCTCCTGTCACTCCTCATACACCATACCCATCTCACTCACCTTCATGCGAGACCTCAGCTCACCCTCGCGTGCCTCCGACATGAATACTGGATTCTGCGAGCACGTGCAACAGTACGAGCTGTGCTGTACCGGTGCGTTCCATGCACCCGGGAGCGGGCCGCTATTCCTCACCAGCTCATGGGGGATCTGCCAGCCTCACGCGTCACTAAAGCTGAAAGAGCATTCATTCACACCGGCGTCGACTATGCAGGTCCGATTCAGGTTCGAACCGCTCGTGGAAGGGGACACAAGTCACAGAAGGCGTACATCGCCGTATTCATATGCCTCACCACGAAGGCAATTCATTTAGAAGTTGTCTCAGATTACACATCAGCAGCGTTTCTCGCCGCCTATCATCGGTTTGTCTCCCGAAGAGGCCTCCCGCGCTCTATGTCCTCCGATAACGGCACCACCTTCCACGGGGCGAATCGCGAGCTAACGACAGCGTACCGCGCCGCCACTCGCGATACCGATGTCCACAATAAACTCGCTATCGACGGGGTAACTTGGCACTTTCTACCCCCCACAGCCCCTCACTTTGGAGGACTGTGGGAGGCAGCGGTCAAAAGTGTCAAGCACCACCTAAAACGGTGTATCGGTGCGCACACGCTTACCTTCGAGGAGTTGTCGACGTTCCTCTGCCGCGCCGAAGCGTGCCTCAATTCCCGCCCGATCGCTCCGACGTCCGAATGCCTCGACGACTATTCCGTCCTGACACCGGGGCATTTCTTAATCGGTGCCGCCCTCGTCGCGAGTCCGGAACCCAGTGCCCTGCACctggcggagaatcggctgtccCGATGGCAACTCATCCAACGACTCACGGAGACCTTCTGGAGAGCCTGGATGACCGACTACGTGCAGACACTCCTCCAGCGTCCAAAGTGGAAAACAAGGCAAAACCTCACCAAAGTCGGCCAGATAGTCCTGCTCCGGAACACCAACACTCCTCCGTGCACGTGGGCACTGGGCCGTATCGTCGCGTGCCATCCGGGCGATGATGGGCTCGTTCGAGTCGTCACCGTAAAGACAGCCCACGCTGAATTCAAACGCCCGATCGCAAAACTCTGTTTCCTCCCGGTCGCGATAAACGAGGCGAGCGACGCGTCCATTAGCACGTAAAGCCACGTCCCCCTGTATAATTGTACATACCGCGTAGCTCTAAGTTAGATTTAATTAGCTTTAAGTTGTATATGTACATTAGTCACTTACCTGTACGTGACATCCGAACAACGACACCGATTGTCAGCCAAATTACGCAGTTCGGCGTGTGACAGCGGGCGACCGACCACACGCGAACATTACCGACATCAGCCGAATCTGCCGATCACTCGTTCCGTCCGCCGATGAAGCACGTACGTGCGAAAATTGTAATGCGCTTGCGCCACGGCAATCCCGTGTTGAACGTACCCGTTCAACGGGGTGGGCGGCGTGTTCGGGAATCGGtgacgagttgctccgagcaacacgggcagcgggccgatcccgcgactttgcactattcaaaaccgcgcgcgctcaggcgcagcgctaattagctcccgagcacgtccgtctctgcgaataagcccacggcacactagccaatcgtcgcactcgcgagtgacgacatccgcgagcgattcccggaatcggcccTCTTTTTCCGCGAACCGTCGGCCCACAACCACGCTTCTCAAGAACCCCGATTCCGTTTGCTTACAAGTCTTTCTGTATTTTTGCGCGTAAACCAAAGGTGAATCCCCGTCGATCATACGTGTCATTTATTGTCGGCGGTGTACATGGTGATTATCAAATATAAAGTGATTAACAAAAGTGCTACAGAAATTCTCTTACAAACTAACCGACCACGGGCTCCCTTCTACCTGTCCGCACGTGTCGTGTCGACGCGCACGGAAttttcgccctatccgtttccgaccatccgcctcgatcttccaagccttccgataaggctgtcccagccatcCATTCCCAAacaataattttaggaaaatcaatttctacttcaaagggcctagccgaataagatggtcaaaactgcccttagacgtttttcaataattaatgaaccattcgaaagctgaccaagaaaaacccctctgagccaaatctCAACCCCCTATcgtgctcgtgagggtagttacgtggtaaattagattttgagctttcccgtgcattttccgcactctgatgcttcctaaaattctgaaaaaaatgtggcatattttggatcctaagacagatttttgagaattttttcagatttttttcttgcaaactgtggtcgcaaaaaatgaaaaacctcaaaaaaatcggaaaaatgcaggtttctcaaaaatatgaaaacatgctattgagctgtttagtgccccaataaagtaccataacaggcagtgtcctcaattttttttagattttttgttgtgggaagtctgtcaaacacaagaaaaaccgaattttttagacgtttctgctattaggaggaaagttacacttgttgattttatcgcaagtatatattaagtcatttttaacgttattacattgaaacaagtaagtgtttgacctcagaaatatgttttgagagaaaaataaattctatttcgtgcgatatataccagaatgttcgcaacgtttacaacatcgccggttggccgagcagtcaaggtgtcagACTACAGTGCGGAAACGCTGCGGTGCGGTTCGATCCCGTCGAGGgttaagttttttttttccatacatcatctttattttttcaattttttattacatggtttattcatgtgattttaacaatattttttaaatgtttttaaaaaatattgaagtaacatttttaactaacttttatttatattactccgatttgactttgaatttaatgatattattttcttggattaggcaataaattaatatttatattattgtgttcgtccacgatttccgccagatatagaaattgcttgcgaaaattggtaagattccgtgaaaagaatttttaaatcgacttctgtcatttccggaaaatccagagtatctaccgaggatactgtttgaaatggagtcgttttgcagttccaattatgtccaatttttggaaaggtttcgttgtctacttgtttgtgtagaagctggtacttttgaccttgtatactatacattgcctctacaacccaatgaattttcgtgacttttcgggaataattcgactctttcgtcgaaagttgagaacgattaccttttaaagcaggcatgagaactctgaaaccaagacctgttaaatgagatgtaacatctcgaaaacctgtgtcgacaatacaaaagtctcccctcttcatgatggttttcaatcaagtaactataaacggaaatacatcctcatgtacgttacaataaagaggaatggctaaggcttatttgtacccgatacctcactttaaaaatagtggtagtatgtagctcttttctttcaatttgacaaaaaccaatactttgctgcgtgttatttattcagagttcttctcatttcctccctaatttatgaagacgcaaggcttagaaaccagattaatgaattttaatattaagaatgttagagaggaccgtaatgaagatcatatacaattagagaatcgaggaagtgatagatactctaaaactatatttacatatattttactcaaaaatgtttcttaaatatttttaaaacatttaaaaaatattgttaaaatcacatgaataaaccatgtaataaaaaattgaaaaaataaagatgatgtatggaaaaaaaaacttaaccctcgacgggattcgaaccgcaCCGCAGCGTTTCCGCACTGTAGTctgacaccttgactgctcggccaaccggcgatattgtaaacgttgcgaacattctggtatatatcgcacgaaatagaatttatttttctcttaaaacatatttctgaggtcaaacacttacttgtttcaatgtaataacgttaaaaatgacttaatatatacttgcgataaaatcaacaagtgtaactttcctcctaatagcagaaacgtcgaaaaaattcggtttttcttgtgtttgacaaagacttcccacaacaaaaaatctaaaaaaaattgaggacactgcctgttatggtactttattggggcactaaacagctcaatagcatgtttccatatttttgagaaacctgcatttttccgatttttttgaggtttttcattttttacgatcacagtttgcatccaaaaaatctgaaaaaattctcaaaaatccgccttagggtccaaaatatgtcacatttttttcagaattttgggaagcatcagagtgcggaaaatgcacggaaaagcgcgaaatctaatttaccctgtaactaccctcacgggcaagatagagggttgaaattttgctcagaggggtttttctgggtcagctttcgaatggttcattaatcattgaaaaatctCTAAGGgaagttttgaccatcttaatccgCTAGGCcctttcatatgagataccttaatttgtaatttaaaaatgtttcatgaacaatcattatttccttacactttttttatagataattattccaaggatcgatctgtgggaacagaaatatgttgaaaaccagagtagcgtttatttaacgtactattccgaatagtatagagtttgagagagaatcacatgaatgaattaatataatatacaataatataattgtagaagcaaagatgggcaaatttttattgaaatagacatttcaaacagcgaataaaagataaaaaatgatttgttacgcgtcaaataaaaataattatgttatctctattccacacgtaatgaatttattcgacgaataaagataatttttcattGGGTTGAGCGATTCATATTTAGCGTTGAATaaagtgttcattttcatctgtgtctttattcggcggtttattcgacttcgaataattttcggagccgTGTAGGAATGCTATAACGAAGGACAGAGCAGTCATAGCCTAGCGCGCGCGTTACAATGTATgtagaaattctcaaatatgaataTCAATAACCGCAATTCGTCAGGTtttttcaattcaattcaatGGTTTCTTCAAtgcaattaattggaaaaaGTTGACCAAAAATCGAATGGCGCAACGGCCATTCAAAAATGTTGAAGGGCATTTTTTACTACCTCGTCCGGCTGGGCTATTTAACGAcgaaatattccaaattgtaatattcccatatttcaatatcatttaaaatatttcaagtactattttgacaaattttgacaaaaagtataagattaTTGTAAGCTCGctattacagtaaattatcgttgaccgaccaacagcctacaatgtaagcagatggagaatcgagcattattggcaatttatgcttttatgtttttaatcagaacaatatttttaatacgaatgagttgaagagcttatcccgatcaaaatgagtccaaacacgacatcatttggactgtctttaatgagattgtaatttttatcgtaacattacgtatcagtgaaacttgttcgattatactcgaatttcacctcattttcatcagaaaaatcccctccattcactcgtcacaattttatgaggatatattgaaaaatctaaaagtttaaactttcattcgtgcgcgattctccatccgtttacattgtatgctgttTGGTAGTTgttgggtcttcgacgttcggcgctcgtcggccgtcgtcgccgtttattcgtcgagctggcaaaagttatccgaagatttattcgaagcctgtatctacaattaaaaatattaaacacagtccaatttgtaccgcgtttagtgtcattttaatcagaagaatgccacgaattagttggcgcaagtcccataaaaaaataatgaaaaataaagaagttttgcaattgtttggtagttgtttcacaccgatatctcgcgactctacgagctcgggacttcaaagaccaacgaccgaccaacagcctacaatgtaagcagatggagaatcgagaattattggcaatttatgctttcatgtttttaatcagaacaatattgttgatACGAATtgaaaaatgagtccaaacacgacatcatttggactgtctttaatgagattataatttttatggtaacattacgtatcagtgaaacttgttcgattacactcgaatttgacctcattttcatcaggaaaatctcccccattcgttcgtcacaattttatgaggatatattgaaaaatctaaaagtttaaactttcatacgtgcgcgattctccatccgcttacattgtatgctgttTGGTAGTTgttgggtcttcgacgttcggcgctcggcaaaagctattcgaagatttattcgaagccttcgaataaaagatacagatgaaagatgaaaaaatttctcgaagtttgaataaatccgcttcgaataaaaaaaagtatctgtattcgtcggataaattctcgtcgaataaaattatttattcaatactcgtcgaataaagataccttttttattcgaaccttcgaataacgaataaagatggagtatcttttattcgaattgttatttcaataattttttatctaaataatgcccaactctgggcacaccaaaatgactggtattcaaacggagagaatatccgtctccgatataatgttgcacggagaagcggacagcgaaactcgagaacagTTGGCGCCgcggagtgggccacacattgtcggctatatcggtgtgagaccagaagaccactactaatccaattacaaaacttctttatttttcgttatttttttttaaacttttaccaacatattcgtgacatttttctgattaaaatgaaaccaaatatgatataattccgatgataattacttgtgtaatgaacgattgaagtttcggacgcgaagaaggacagcatatgaaaagaaagagacgcggcgagtccttcccgtctcgagttcgacaacttggttttcgccgcggacaaatagccgaatttcgggcaaaaatctagatgtggttactaatgcatatgtattgacaattactcacagaaaatgaaatttaacaatacaattaatgattatacataaagtttattgcttttaaaatataagaaatataaaatgtaaagaaacaattctataaggtataaaaaatagcaaacaatacaattataattaaaacttaaaatgacttggacacttttcaaaacttttatctctacctctatgttagtgatacacaaactgaaaatttcatcgaaatcgacggagaaaaaaacaacgtgcattgcaagatataagaat is part of the Halictus rubicundus isolate RS-2024b chromosome 10, iyHalRubi1_principal, whole genome shotgun sequence genome and harbors:
- the LOC143358169 gene encoding uncharacterized protein LOC143358169, yielding MQRLWAARCDWDEPIPDRLRHEWQTYLGNLPDLEAIQIPRPIASGSVRRRSLHGFVDASAKAYAAAVYIRSVLQDGRVEIGLLIAKSRVAPVKTISVPRLELSAALLLASLVAFVRSSLRYEQCDTHCWTDSSIVLTWLSQSPAKWKTFVANRVAKIQASLPDVLWHHVPTQDNPADCASRGISPRELQSHPLWWHGPTWLEKPSEAWPTRTFDSTSHTECEARPVSIASMVSVPDKVNLASRYSSWPKLIRVTAYVQRFIKRLRSQPRGCTTTALLPDEVAEAKRHWLKRIQTDTFPQELRTLAAHGTVPKPSPLSSLNPYLDSDGLIRAKGRLSKAQPETENEPIILRSHPLLSLLIHHTHLTHLHARPQLTLACLRHEYWILRARATVRAVLYRCVPCTRERAAIPHQLMGDLPASRVTKAERAFIHTGVDYAGPIQVRTARGRGHKSQKAYIAVFICLTTKAIHLEVVSDYTSAAFLAAYHRFVSRRGLPRSMSSDNGTTFHGANRELTTAYRAATRDTDVHNKLAIDGVTWHFLPPTAPHFGGLWEAAVKSVKHHLKRCIGAHTLTFEELSTFLCRAEACLNSRPIAPTSECLDDYSVLTPGHFLIGAALVASPEPSALHLAENRLSRWQLIQRLTETFWRAWMTDYVQTLLQRPKWKTRQNLTKVGQIVLLRNTNTPPCTWALGRIVACHPGDDGLVRVVTVKTAHAEFKRPIAKLCFLPVAINEASDASISTHLPVRDIRTTTPIVSQITQFGV